One window from the genome of Lentibacillus daqui encodes:
- a CDS encoding MBL fold metallo-hydrolase, translating to MTLRFSVLASGSTGNAFYIESDSQKLLVDAGLSGKKMDHLFRQVQVDPKTLSGILVTHEHSDHIKGLGIVARKYNLPIYANEKTWKAMEGSIGKLSLDQKFYFEMEEVKTFGDIEVESFGVSHDAAEPMFYTFRHDGKKVALVTDLGYVSERIKKTVESADAYIFEANHDVEMLRMGRYPWNVKRRILGDSGHVSNDDSGLALCDIISNRTKRIYLAHLSQDNNMKDLARMSVGNVLGERGIDVGHTIELCDTDPYQPTTLYEVG from the coding sequence ATGACCTTACGATTTAGTGTATTGGCATCAGGAAGTACAGGAAATGCCTTTTATATCGAATCGGATAGCCAAAAGCTGCTTGTTGACGCAGGACTTAGTGGTAAGAAAATGGATCATTTATTTAGGCAAGTTCAAGTAGATCCGAAAACATTATCCGGAATTCTGGTCACGCATGAACACAGTGACCATATTAAAGGGCTTGGGATCGTTGCACGCAAATACAACTTACCAATTTATGCGAATGAAAAAACATGGAAGGCTATGGAAGGATCGATTGGGAAGCTCTCCCTCGACCAAAAGTTTTATTTTGAAATGGAGGAAGTTAAAACATTCGGTGATATAGAAGTGGAATCATTTGGTGTTTCCCATGATGCTGCTGAACCGATGTTTTATACGTTTCGACATGATGGTAAGAAAGTTGCCCTTGTAACAGATTTGGGCTATGTATCCGAGCGAATCAAGAAGACGGTTGAGAGTGCGGATGCCTACATATTTGAGGCGAACCATGATGTGGAAATGCTGCGGATGGGAAGATATCCATGGAATGTCAAACGCCGTATTCTGGGCGATTCCGGTCATGTTTCCAATGATGATAGTGGATTGGCATTATGTGATATAATTTCCAATCGTACCAAGCGTATTTATTTGGCCCATTTAAGTCAAGATAATAACATGAAAGATCTGGCTCGCATGTCTGTTGGCAATGTACTTGGGGAACGAGGAATTGATGTGGGGCACACGATTGAGTTATGTGATACAGATCCTTATCAGCCAACAACCTTATACGAAGTCGGTTAA
- a CDS encoding two-component system regulatory protein YycI, protein MQWSQIKTLFILCFLVLDVYLAVQFFQKQEKNDLDIMEQQESTIEQQLKLEDITLPKMPDGELEESYISLKQKSFSESDLSGIASTDNQKITVVKDKLLVSKFDKPIPIKDSDEAKDVIKNNVFSPDSYVYWDWDKDLNVIIYFQKKDKLPVYYNDKGLLLVFLNDKNEIVCYTQTMLGKENKDFDNSKKPLIKPIRAIDTLYNHNELHTGEKITSAKVGYYTTQPIASDEQTFAPTWKITVNGKRNYFIHAIEGFAFPNDDDSTFLKDSITSIKSSLTAVKGDRDFKGIIKQLDQKLETNKRGEEE, encoded by the coding sequence ATGCAATGGAGTCAGATTAAAACACTGTTTATCCTCTGCTTTCTCGTGTTGGACGTGTATTTAGCCGTTCAGTTTTTTCAAAAACAGGAAAAGAATGATTTGGATATTATGGAACAACAGGAGTCGACGATTGAACAGCAATTAAAACTGGAGGATATTACATTACCAAAAATGCCGGATGGAGAACTGGAGGAATCCTACATTTCTCTCAAGCAAAAAAGCTTTTCAGAGTCTGACTTGAGCGGGATTGCCAGTACAGACAACCAAAAAATAACTGTTGTGAAAGATAAATTACTTGTTTCCAAATTTGATAAACCTATCCCCATTAAAGATAGTGATGAAGCAAAAGATGTCATCAAGAATAACGTGTTCTCTCCTGACAGTTATGTTTATTGGGATTGGGATAAGGATTTGAATGTGATCATTTATTTCCAAAAGAAAGATAAACTGCCTGTCTATTATAACGACAAAGGTCTGTTGCTCGTATTCTTAAACGATAAGAACGAGATTGTTTGCTATACACAAACCATGCTGGGTAAGGAAAATAAAGATTTTGATAATAGCAAGAAGCCGCTGATTAAGCCGATTCGGGCCATTGATACATTGTATAATCACAATGAACTGCATACAGGTGAGAAAATTACCAGTGCAAAAGTGGGCTATTACACAACCCAACCTATTGCCAGTGATGAGCAAACATTTGCACCGACATGGAAGATCACAGTAAATGGAAAACGTAATTATTTTATCCATGCGATCGAAGGGTTTGCTTTTCCTAATGATGATGATAGCACTTTTCTAAAAGATTCCATTACCTCTATCAAAAGCTCCCTCACTGCTGTTAAAGGGGATAGGGATTTCAAGGGGATTATAAAGCAGCTGGATCAAAAATTAGAGACAAATAAACGGGGTGAAGAGGAATGA
- a CDS encoding YycH family regulatory protein: MKLETVKSVILAVLIGISLLLTLGLWSYQPNYKFMANMEYAEAGIGGVDDVHKKDVIVPTSVIFHRYNRVYGFADPKQRESLYRDMQSWVMYNFKTGKADGPPTDDYQVELTFPYKLPMKILDSLFSFNEKIDLPDWSFQRIYITFNEDLSLKVQFLSENGDQRATALVNNSKKYNELWNYVTNPKELSEYILFKESDTPIYIPKNKPEMKQRRVAMQSINPGELVDVLFSNPEIVRRDTTNAGGVYYTDEVRGMRVKGDGKSIEFFNTLNTSYNQMEPMNLLDTSINNINEQKGWTSEFHLEELRPATNFIRYRMFYSGYPVFNSDLAVIEQEFRNDDLYKYQRPIVSFNTSPGENTVELPSGEDVIYMIDKSDMKADEIDDIRIGYHLAAEDDDLPYLTMKPAWYVKYNGNWQELEFDKLSINKGGA; the protein is encoded by the coding sequence ATGAAATTAGAAACGGTAAAATCAGTTATTTTGGCAGTTTTAATTGGAATTAGCTTGTTGTTGACATTGGGACTTTGGAGTTACCAGCCAAATTACAAATTTATGGCGAATATGGAATATGCGGAGGCAGGTATTGGCGGTGTAGATGACGTACACAAGAAAGATGTCATTGTACCTACATCCGTCATCTTTCATCGTTATAATCGTGTTTATGGATTCGCGGATCCAAAGCAACGGGAGTCATTATATCGGGATATGCAGTCCTGGGTGATGTATAATTTTAAAACAGGAAAAGCGGATGGTCCGCCCACTGATGATTATCAGGTAGAGCTGACATTTCCTTATAAACTACCGATGAAAATCCTGGATAGTCTATTTTCGTTTAATGAAAAAATTGACTTGCCAGACTGGTCGTTTCAGCGGATATACATCACTTTTAATGAGGACTTGTCATTAAAAGTGCAATTTTTATCAGAGAATGGTGATCAGCGCGCAACTGCCCTTGTCAATAACTCCAAAAAATATAATGAATTATGGAATTATGTAACCAATCCAAAAGAGTTAAGTGAGTATATCCTATTCAAAGAATCAGATACACCCATTTATATTCCTAAAAATAAACCGGAGATGAAACAAAGAAGGGTTGCCATGCAGAGTATTAACCCGGGTGAGCTTGTGGATGTATTGTTTAGTAATCCAGAAATCGTTCGTCGGGACACAACAAATGCCGGAGGGGTTTACTATACGGACGAGGTACGTGGTATGCGTGTAAAAGGAGATGGTAAGAGTATCGAATTCTTTAACACATTAAATACCAGTTACAACCAAATGGAACCAATGAATTTGTTGGATACCAGTATAAACAATATTAATGAACAAAAAGGCTGGACAAGTGAATTTCATCTGGAGGAATTACGGCCAGCAACCAACTTTATACGCTATCGTATGTTCTATTCTGGTTATCCAGTCTTTAACAGTGATTTAGCTGTCATTGAGCAGGAGTTTCGGAATGACGATTTATATAAATACCAGCGCCCTATCGTCAGTTTCAATACCTCGCCAGGTGAAAACACCGTAGAATTGCCTTCAGGTGAGGATGTTATTTACATGATCGACAAGTCTGATATGAAAGCAGATGAAATTGATGATATCAGAATTGGTTATCATTTGGCAGCGGAAGATGATGATTTGCCCTATTTGACCATGAAGCCAGCTTGGTATGTGAAATATAATGGGAACTGGCAGGAATTAGAGTTCGACAAATTATCCATCAATAAGGGGGGAGCTTGA
- the walK gene encoding cell wall metabolism sensor histidine kinase WalK, translating to MNKVGFFRSIQLKFIIIYILLLVVAVQVIGSYVARELEERLTSNFKESVDNRVEYLSFNLKDAFTEERTEDETEPTLQEDVQEIVNNIGPEEITSLQVVNNVGRVLGANSYSDQDKIGKKTTGDLITKALSSDVSYKNTMLSAETGNRVYVRIEPLKIGEDIVGAIYLEASLENVYNQLQEISRIFLQASILAIIVSALLGILVARTITKPITEMRRQAQTMAKGDFTQKVNVYAQDEIGNLAEAFNDMNDQLKHSYATVEEERHKLSSVLSNMSDGVIATDATGAINLINDAAGKLISRNPDDVKGEFLLDVLQLGEKDVDLSQMQESGSMVIDFSEADDIFLIRANFSTISDDEDDIIGFITVISDVTEQEKVEQERREFVSNVSHELRTPLTTMRSYMEALTDGAWQDKSIAPKFLQVAQNETERMIRMVNDLLQLSRMDNKQYGLHWEKTDFIAYINHIIDRFEMNAYEGIGFSRKLPHGVYYVWMDKDKMTQVLDNIISNAVKYSPEGGMICVSVEKQRYQLLVSIQDEGIGISYDKVDRVFDRFYRADKARTRKLGGTGLGLAIARELVEAHHGRIWAKSRQGKGTTIYFTLPLMNQKRRTG from the coding sequence ATGAACAAAGTCGGTTTTTTCCGATCGATACAATTAAAATTTATCATTATTTATATTTTACTCCTTGTCGTCGCCGTACAAGTTATTGGCTCCTATGTTGCAAGGGAATTGGAGGAACGCTTGACCTCCAACTTTAAGGAATCCGTGGATAATCGTGTCGAGTATTTATCTTTTAATTTGAAAGATGCCTTTACAGAGGAACGTACCGAGGATGAAACGGAGCCCACGTTACAGGAGGATGTCCAGGAAATCGTTAATAATATTGGCCCTGAAGAGATTACTAGCTTACAAGTAGTCAACAATGTCGGCCGGGTACTGGGTGCCAATAGTTATTCTGATCAGGATAAGATTGGGAAGAAAACAACGGGTGATCTAATTACAAAGGCTCTTTCTTCTGATGTTTCCTATAAAAATACAATGTTAAGTGCGGAGACGGGAAATAGGGTTTATGTACGGATAGAACCGCTTAAAATCGGCGAAGATATCGTCGGTGCCATCTACTTGGAAGCATCATTGGAAAATGTCTACAATCAATTGCAGGAAATCAGCCGGATATTCTTGCAGGCATCGATTTTGGCAATTATTGTTTCTGCGTTATTGGGAATCCTCGTTGCCAGGACGATTACCAAGCCAATTACCGAAATGCGTCGACAGGCCCAAACGATGGCTAAAGGTGATTTTACACAAAAGGTTAATGTTTACGCCCAAGACGAGATTGGTAACCTGGCAGAGGCATTTAACGATATGAACGATCAACTCAAACACTCGTATGCAACCGTTGAGGAAGAGCGGCATAAGCTAAGCAGTGTTCTGTCCAATATGTCTGATGGGGTTATTGCAACCGATGCAACCGGAGCTATTAATTTAATTAATGATGCAGCAGGTAAATTGATTAGCCGTAATCCCGACGATGTAAAAGGTGAATTCCTGCTTGATGTGCTGCAATTGGGAGAAAAAGACGTCGATTTATCCCAAATGCAGGAGAGCGGATCAATGGTCATTGACTTCAGTGAAGCAGATGATATCTTTCTTATTCGGGCAAACTTTTCCACCATCTCTGATGACGAAGATGACATTATTGGCTTTATTACGGTGATTAGTGATGTAACGGAACAAGAAAAAGTGGAACAGGAACGAAGGGAATTTGTATCAAACGTGTCCCACGAGTTGCGCACCCCATTAACAACGATGCGGAGCTATATGGAGGCACTGACCGATGGTGCCTGGCAGGACAAATCGATTGCGCCGAAATTCTTACAAGTGGCACAAAATGAAACGGAACGAATGATTCGAATGGTCAATGATTTGCTGCAGCTGTCCCGGATGGATAATAAGCAATATGGGCTGCATTGGGAAAAAACAGACTTTATAGCTTATATTAATCATATTATCGATCGGTTTGAGATGAATGCTTATGAGGGGATCGGTTTCAGCCGTAAATTGCCTCATGGTGTATATTATGTCTGGATGGACAAGGACAAGATGACCCAGGTATTGGATAATATCATTTCCAATGCCGTTAAATATTCTCCTGAGGGCGGGATGATTTGTGTTAGTGTTGAGAAACAACGGTATCAATTATTAGTCAGTATTCAGGATGAAGGTATTGGTATCTCTTATGATAAGGTAGACAGGGTGTTCGACCGTTTTTACCGGGCAGATAAAGCAAGAACAAGAAAACTTGGCGGAACTGGTTTAGGATTGGCAATAGCCAGGGAATTGGTGGAAGCACACCATGGCAGGATTTGGGCTAAAAGCAGACAAGGCAAAGGGACAACTATTTATTTCACCCTTCCGTTGATGAATCAGAAGCGGAGGACCGGCTAA
- the yycF gene encoding response regulator YycF, with amino-acid sequence MSQKILVVDDEQPIADILKFNLEKEGYQVVCAYDGDEAIELAQSEEPDLILLDLMLPNKDGNEVCREIRKTQSMPIIMLTAKDAEIDKVLGLELGADDYVTKPFSNRELVARVKANLRRQQNIPDDKVKATKDIVMGNLVIHPDAYAVTRNGEQVELTHREFELLHYLARHIGQVMTREHLLETVWGYDYFGDVRTVDVTVRRLREKIEENPSNPMWIVTRRGVGYYLRNPGEE; translated from the coding sequence TTGAGTCAGAAAATATTAGTTGTTGATGATGAACAGCCCATTGCAGATATATTGAAATTTAATTTGGAAAAAGAGGGTTATCAGGTTGTTTGCGCATATGACGGAGACGAGGCGATTGAACTTGCGCAAAGTGAGGAACCTGATTTAATATTGCTGGATCTTATGTTGCCTAACAAAGATGGCAATGAAGTATGCCGGGAAATCCGTAAAACCCAATCAATGCCGATTATTATGTTGACGGCAAAAGATGCGGAAATCGATAAAGTTCTGGGCCTTGAACTTGGTGCAGATGATTACGTTACCAAACCGTTTAGTAATCGGGAACTAGTTGCCCGGGTGAAGGCAAATCTGAGAAGACAACAGAATATCCCGGATGATAAGGTAAAAGCAACCAAAGATATTGTGATGGGGAACCTTGTGATTCACCCGGATGCATACGCTGTTACCCGAAATGGAGAACAGGTGGAACTGACCCATCGTGAATTTGAATTATTGCATTATTTGGCACGTCATATCGGACAAGTCATGACCAGGGAACACCTGCTGGAAACAGTCTGGGGGTATGATTATTTTGGTGATGTACGGACGGTTGATGTAACGGTCAGAAGACTTCGTGAAAAAATTGAGGAGAATCCAAGTAACCCCATGTGGATTGTGACACGCCGTGGAGTTGGTTATTATTTGCGTAATCCTGGCGAGGAGTAG
- a CDS encoding uracil-DNA glycosylase produces the protein MADFCPVLWPEEPTPKNEKSCKECGLYQHGSRMIWGEGNPDAPIMVLLDNPGARENREGNPFVCGTRQTLQTAANDAGLNMHDLYVTFILKRKPTKKYDKEATRAICMNHLEQQLQAKQPAFVLCLGNVAVQSFFQDVHVDVKSLRGQMHDVRGYQTCTAYHPLAVRRRPNLWKLFLEDWRFLANNYQTRMRLSIN, from the coding sequence ATGGCAGACTTTTGCCCGGTTCTGTGGCCGGAGGAACCAACACCGAAAAATGAAAAATCATGTAAGGAATGTGGTCTTTATCAGCATGGTTCAAGAATGATTTGGGGTGAAGGGAACCCCGATGCTCCGATTATGGTTTTATTGGACAATCCAGGGGCGCGGGAAAACCGTGAAGGAAACCCGTTTGTCTGTGGCACAAGGCAAACATTGCAAACAGCCGCCAATGATGCAGGATTAAACATGCATGATTTATATGTAACCTTTATATTAAAGCGAAAGCCAACTAAAAAATATGACAAAGAAGCGACCAGAGCTATTTGTATGAACCATCTGGAGCAACAACTGCAAGCAAAACAGCCGGCATTTGTGTTGTGTTTGGGGAATGTCGCTGTCCAATCGTTTTTTCAAGATGTTCATGTTGATGTAAAATCACTACGCGGTCAAATGCACGATGTACGAGGATATCAAACCTGTACCGCTTACCACCCATTAGCAGTCAGACGCCGGCCAAATTTATGGAAGTTATTTCTGGAAGATTGGCGATTCCTCGCTAACAACTACCAAACACGCATGAGGCTAAGTATCAATTAA
- the dnaB gene encoding replicative DNA helicase — translation MNENWNDRTPPHNIEAEQAVIGAIFLEPEAFSQASERLMPADFYRAGHQRIFETMMRLSDLGEPIDLVTVTTSLSNAKLLDEVGGVSYLTDLAGSVPTAANIGYYSKIVEEKSILRRLIRTATDIVTTGYTREDDVDDVLNEAEKNILEVSQRQSAGAFKSIKDVLIEVYDDIEMLHNHQADVTGVPTGYRDLDQITSGFQRNDLIIIAARPSVGKTAFALNIAQNVAINTNENVAIFSLEMGAEQLVQRMLCAEGNIDAQRLRTGTLEADDWGKLTMAMGSLSNAGIYIDDSPGIRVSEIRSKCRRLKQEHGLGMILIDYLQLIQGSGNSRENRQQEVSEISRSLKGLARELNVPLIALSQLSRGVEQRQDKRPMMSDLRESGSIEQDADIVGFLYRDDYYDQESEKQNIIEIIISKQRNGPVGTVELAFVKEYNKFVDLDHRYQESDIPPVPV, via the coding sequence ATGAATGAGAATTGGAATGATCGTACACCACCACATAATATTGAAGCGGAACAGGCGGTCATTGGTGCTATTTTCCTTGAACCTGAGGCTTTTTCCCAAGCCTCTGAACGGTTAATGCCGGCGGATTTCTATCGGGCCGGTCATCAACGCATCTTTGAGACAATGATGCGGCTCTCCGACCTTGGTGAACCGATTGACCTGGTCACGGTAACTACATCATTATCAAATGCAAAACTGTTAGATGAGGTTGGCGGGGTCTCCTATTTGACCGATCTGGCTGGCAGTGTCCCAACCGCTGCTAACATTGGTTATTACAGTAAAATTGTTGAAGAAAAATCGATACTGCGCCGGTTAATCCGAACCGCAACAGACATTGTTACTACCGGTTACACCAGAGAAGATGATGTCGATGATGTTTTAAATGAGGCGGAGAAAAATATTCTCGAAGTTTCACAGCGACAAAGTGCCGGCGCTTTTAAGTCTATCAAGGACGTATTAATAGAGGTCTACGATGATATTGAAATGCTGCATAATCATCAAGCGGATGTCACAGGCGTACCAACAGGGTATCGGGATCTTGATCAAATTACCTCAGGGTTTCAGCGCAACGACCTGATTATTATCGCTGCCCGTCCATCAGTCGGTAAGACCGCATTTGCGTTAAATATTGCGCAAAACGTGGCTATTAATACCAATGAAAATGTGGCGATCTTCAGCTTGGAGATGGGCGCCGAGCAGCTTGTCCAGCGGATGCTTTGTGCGGAGGGCAATATTGATGCTCAGCGTCTTCGGACAGGTACGCTGGAGGCCGATGACTGGGGAAAGTTGACGATGGCAATGGGGAGCTTGTCCAACGCTGGTATTTATATTGATGACTCACCTGGAATCCGTGTTAGTGAAATTCGCTCCAAATGTCGGCGGTTAAAACAAGAACATGGATTGGGTATGATCCTGATTGATTATTTGCAGCTCATCCAGGGAAGTGGCAATTCCAGAGAAAACAGACAACAGGAAGTATCCGAAATTTCCCGGTCATTAAAAGGACTTGCCCGGGAATTGAATGTACCATTAATTGCTTTATCACAGCTATCCCGTGGTGTGGAGCAGCGTCAGGATAAACGCCCGATGATGTCGGACTTACGTGAATCCGGAAGTATTGAACAGGATGCTGACATTGTTGGATTCTTATATCGTGATGATTATTATGATCAGGAATCGGAAAAACAAAACATTATTGAGATTATCATTTCCAAACAGCGTAATGGCCCTGTTGGCACAGTGGAGCTTGCTTTCGTAAAGGAATATAATAAGTTCGTTGATTTGGATCACCGTTACCAGGAAAGTGACATCCCGCCAGTACCGGTATAA
- the rplI gene encoding 50S ribosomal protein L9: MKVIFLKDVKGKGKKGDVKNVSDGYARNYLLKNKLAEEATEGNMKALNAKKRKAAQEEQAEKDEAIKLKDTLANLTVELQAKSGDNGRLFGSITSKQIAETLEKSYGYKLDKRKIELDEPIRALGYTTVPIKLHPEVTGSIKVHVTEK, encoded by the coding sequence ATGAAAGTTATCTTCTTAAAAGACGTGAAAGGTAAAGGAAAAAAAGGCGACGTTAAAAATGTTTCTGATGGATATGCCCGTAATTATTTACTAAAGAATAAATTAGCTGAAGAAGCAACAGAAGGTAATATGAAGGCATTAAATGCTAAAAAGCGTAAAGCAGCTCAAGAAGAACAAGCGGAAAAAGATGAGGCTATAAAATTAAAAGATACCCTTGCCAATCTAACTGTTGAGTTGCAAGCAAAGTCAGGAGATAACGGTCGTCTGTTTGGCTCCATTACCAGCAAACAGATCGCTGAAACATTGGAAAAATCGTACGGCTATAAGCTCGATAAACGTAAAATTGAACTGGATGAACCAATCCGGGCTTTGGGATACACAACCGTCCCGATAAAACTCCATCCCGAAGTAACAGGTTCCATAAAAGTACACGTCACAGAAAAATAG
- a CDS encoding DHH family phosphoesterase, with protein MPDLQKKPAFSRHLWIIYLLSIILLGVIWYYQWILGLLMTLFLIASFYYSIRTEKTIINETEEYIATLSHRIKKVGEEALLEMPIGIVLYNEDYIVEWANPYMNRFGEEDILVGKSLNLLSDDLIPTIKEGKDEVWFELEGYDFQSIIKKEERLLYFFDRTEQKKIQTLYENDQTILAIIFLDNYEEITQNMDDTWKSQLNSKVTAALNDWSHTYGLYLKRTSQERFLAVGTREILGKLEKTKFNILDEIRELNSEQNIPLTISIGVGYGEMLLPALGELAQSSLDLALGRGGDQVAIKDDLGKVRFYGGKTNPMEKRTRVRARVISHALKELVKESDQVLIMGHKSPDMDSVGAAIGILNIARANDVEGYIVLDPNDINSSITRMMDAIKKEESLWNHFIEPDEAETIVTSRSLVVVVDTHKPSMMADPRLLSKTDFKVIIDHHRRAEEFVDNPTLVYMEPYASSTAELVTELLEYQPKTLKLKMLEATTLLAGIIIDTKSFTLRTGSRTFDAASYLRSKGADTVLVQQFMKEDLNIYVKRSKLIERATVYHHSVAIAKGIKGETYGSVLIAQAADTLLTMSGIEASFVISEREDGKIGISARSLGDVNVQVIMEKMNGGGHLTNAATQIEDTTMDDAEALLKEILEDYFGGGELE; from the coding sequence ATGCCAGATTTACAGAAGAAACCCGCATTTAGTAGACACCTATGGATTATTTATTTATTATCCATTATTCTGCTTGGTGTCATTTGGTATTATCAATGGATATTAGGGTTATTAATGACGTTATTTTTAATTGCATCGTTTTATTATAGTATTCGAACCGAGAAAACAATTATCAATGAAACAGAGGAATATATTGCGACACTCTCCCACCGGATCAAGAAGGTTGGCGAGGAAGCATTATTGGAAATGCCAATTGGAATTGTTCTGTACAATGAAGATTACATCGTTGAATGGGCGAATCCGTATATGAATCGATTCGGTGAGGAGGATATCTTAGTTGGCAAGTCATTGAATTTGCTGTCCGATGATCTCATTCCAACGATTAAGGAAGGAAAAGATGAAGTTTGGTTTGAACTGGAAGGCTATGATTTTCAGTCGATTATTAAAAAGGAAGAACGTCTGCTATACTTTTTTGACCGAACTGAGCAAAAAAAAATTCAAACATTATATGAAAATGATCAAACAATTTTAGCAATCATTTTTTTGGATAACTATGAGGAAATCACGCAAAACATGGATGATACATGGAAGAGTCAATTGAATTCAAAGGTTACAGCTGCCTTAAATGATTGGTCACATACGTATGGGCTATATCTGAAACGAACGTCACAGGAGCGGTTTCTGGCAGTTGGCACAAGGGAAATTCTTGGTAAATTGGAAAAGACCAAGTTTAATATTCTTGACGAGATAAGAGAACTTAATTCAGAACAGAATATTCCATTGACGATCAGTATCGGCGTTGGTTATGGTGAGATGCTGTTACCTGCACTCGGGGAATTGGCACAATCGAGCCTTGACCTGGCACTGGGCCGCGGGGGTGACCAGGTTGCGATTAAGGATGATCTGGGAAAAGTTCGATTCTATGGCGGGAAAACCAATCCAATGGAAAAACGTACAAGGGTCAGGGCTCGTGTTATCTCCCATGCACTGAAGGAATTAGTGAAGGAGAGTGATCAAGTACTGATTATGGGGCATAAGTCACCTGATATGGATTCGGTTGGTGCCGCAATTGGTATTTTAAATATTGCCAGAGCCAATGATGTGGAAGGGTATATTGTGCTTGATCCGAATGATATTAATTCAAGCATTACCCGGATGATGGACGCGATTAAAAAAGAGGAAAGTTTATGGAACCACTTTATTGAGCCAGATGAAGCAGAAACAATTGTTACTAGCAGAAGCCTGGTTGTTGTTGTTGATACGCACAAACCGTCTATGATGGCTGATCCTCGATTGTTAAGTAAAACCGACTTTAAGGTTATCATTGACCATCACCGCCGTGCTGAGGAATTCGTGGATAATCCGACACTTGTATATATGGAACCGTACGCATCATCGACAGCAGAATTGGTTACAGAGTTGTTGGAGTATCAGCCGAAAACATTAAAATTGAAAATGCTGGAGGCAACCACACTGCTTGCTGGTATTATTATTGACACGAAAAGTTTCACATTACGAACGGGATCACGAACATTCGATGCTGCATCCTATTTACGTTCCAAGGGTGCTGACACGGTGTTGGTGCAGCAATTTATGAAAGAGGACTTAAATATTTATGTGAAGCGCAGTAAGTTAATCGAACGCGCTACAGTTTATCATCATTCGGTTGCCATAGCCAAGGGAATCAAGGGGGAAACCTATGGATCTGTGCTAATTGCCCAGGCAGCGGATACGCTGTTGACGATGAGTGGAATCGAAGCTTCATTCGTTATTTCTGAACGGGAAGATGGTAAAATTGGTATAAGTGCAAGGTCACTCGGTGATGTAAATGTGCAGGTTATTATGGAGAAAATGAACGGCGGCGGTCATTTAACCAATGCCGCAACACAAATTGAGGATACTACCATGGATGACGCTGAAGCACTGTTAAAAGAAATACTTGAAGATTATTTTGGAGGAGGAGAATTAGAATGA